From Chryseobacterium sp. IHB B 17019, one genomic window encodes:
- a CDS encoding NAD-dependent epimerase/dehydratase family protein translates to MTQNNLALVSGANGHLGNNLVRLLIEKGIPVRATVRNISNKAPFSGLDCEVVQADITDKSSFVKALQGVETFYAVGASFKLWAKDPKKEIYDVNIQGTRNTIEAAAEAGVKRIVYVSSIAALDYTILPTKESYGYNPDRRDMYYNSKNDGEKLALELAKKLGIEIVSVMPSAMIGSHAFLPLNVSYGILKLILKEIPVDTKITMNWVDVKDVAEGCYLAACHGRTGERYILANEKCMSITETTILANTLYPDLKIRVPGSVPKFMLFAIAGIMELSAKISGKPPMLTRKDIAMFSGLQQNFDITKARKELGFNPKSPQQTVKEALAYLIQHKELLK, encoded by the coding sequence ATGACACAGAATAATCTGGCGCTGGTATCCGGAGCTAATGGGCATTTAGGAAATAATCTGGTTAGATTACTGATTGAAAAAGGAATTCCTGTAAGAGCTACCGTACGGAATATTAGCAATAAAGCACCCTTTTCCGGGCTGGACTGCGAGGTAGTACAGGCAGATATCACCGACAAATCATCTTTCGTAAAAGCGCTTCAGGGAGTGGAAACTTTCTATGCTGTAGGCGCTTCTTTCAAGCTCTGGGCAAAAGATCCTAAAAAAGAAATTTATGATGTCAATATCCAGGGAACAAGAAACACTATTGAAGCTGCTGCAGAAGCTGGTGTTAAGCGCATCGTCTATGTAAGTTCGATAGCGGCTTTGGATTACACCATCCTTCCCACCAAAGAAAGCTACGGCTACAATCCCGACCGAAGAGATATGTATTATAATTCTAAAAATGACGGTGAAAAGCTCGCACTTGAGCTGGCCAAAAAGCTTGGAATAGAAATCGTTTCCGTTATGCCTTCCGCAATGATCGGAAGCCATGCTTTTCTTCCACTTAATGTTTCTTACGGAATTTTGAAGCTCATCCTTAAAGAAATTCCGGTAGATACCAAGATCACCATGAATTGGGTCGATGTGAAAGATGTGGCAGAAGGCTGTTATTTGGCCGCTTGCCATGGCCGGACGGGAGAACGTTACATCCTTGCCAACGAAAAGTGCATGTCCATCACAGAAACCACCATTCTGGCCAATACCTTATATCCTGATCTAAAGATTAGAGTACCAGGTTCGGTACCGAAGTTTATGTTATTTGCTATTGCGGGAATTATGGAACTTTCTGCTAAAATAAGCGGAAAGCCTCCGATGCTAACGCGAAAAGATATTGCCATGTTCTCAGGATTACAACAGAATTTTGACATTACAAAGGCAAGAAAAGAATTGGGATTCAACCCGAAAAGTCCTCAGCAGACAGTAAAAGAAGCTCTCGCCTATTTAATTCAGCATAAAGAGCTATTGAAATAG
- a CDS encoding response regulator transcription factor: MKGKILIADDHTVVRLGTRAVLKSQYPDIDVHLASDYDAVKSSLHANNYNLILLDINMPGATNTEMIHEIKQLQPNIRILIFSGYDQDIALQYIRKGAEGYLNKQCSEDELTYAIHTILHTGYYYPAEIIPILINSKEKKGVQSLTPREFEIFELLANGHGNLEISNILNIQISTISTFKKKIFKKLGVSNVVELSKVYEKLH; encoded by the coding sequence ATGAAAGGAAAAATTCTCATTGCAGATGATCATACGGTAGTTCGTCTGGGAACAAGAGCGGTATTAAAGTCACAATATCCTGATATTGACGTTCATCTGGCTTCAGATTATGATGCAGTAAAATCAAGTCTGCATGCCAATAATTACAATCTGATCCTGCTCGATATCAATATGCCGGGAGCTACTAATACTGAGATGATTCATGAAATCAAACAATTACAGCCTAACATACGGATACTTATTTTTTCAGGCTACGATCAGGATATTGCTCTTCAGTATATTAGAAAAGGTGCTGAAGGATACCTCAACAAGCAATGTAGTGAAGATGAACTTACCTATGCCATTCATACTATTCTGCATACAGGTTACTATTACCCCGCTGAAATAATACCCATACTTATAAATTCTAAAGAAAAAAAAGGAGTGCAATCTCTCACACCACGTGAATTTGAAATCTTTGAGCTTCTTGCCAACGGCCACGGCAATTTGGAAATATCGAACATTTTGAATATTCAGATCAGCACAATCAGCACCTTTAAAAAGAAAATTTTTAAAAAACTTGGTGTAAGCAATGTTGTTGAATTATCAAAAGTTTATGAAAAGTTACACTAG